From Candidatus Tisiphia endosymbiont of Melanophora roralis, a single genomic window includes:
- the ileS gene encoding isoleucine--tRNA ligase: MTNKYYPDIQSNADFPTIEKKILAYWQKNNIFQKTIDARPSINNGQNNEFIFYDGPPFANGLPHYGHLLTGFIKDVYARYQTSKGKRVERRFGWDCHGLPAEMQAEKELSISGRTAIINFGIDKFNEHCRSSVMKYANQWQEYVNRQARWVDFTNSYKTMDKAFMESVLWAFKELYNKGLLYESMRVMPYSWACETPLSNFETRLDNAYRERTDKAVTVSFVLEDKLPNSVQYNEYRMLAWTTTPWTLPANLALAIGPDIEYALVPNGQVCYILAKFALAKYKKELGLSDEKNYDIIEGKYLLNLTYKPLFNYFANHPSSFKVLSGDFVVEGDGTGIVHMAPGFGEEDQILCAAHGIELVCPVDSSGKYTKEIFDLAGMQVFDANDQIIIKLKNQGNWLKTEQYIHNYPHCWRTDTPLIYKAVPSWYVKVTEFKDRMVLLNQQINWIPLHVKDNLFGKWLENARDWSISRNRFWGTPLPVWKSDNPAYPRIDVYGSIEELEKDFGITVTDLHRPFIDQLTRKNPDDPTGKSMMVRVEDVFDCWFESGSMPYGQVHYPFENKEWFEKHFPADFIVEYSAQTRGWFYTLMVLSTALFDQTPFLNCICHGVILDSTGQKLSKRLNNYADPLELFDKYGSDALRVTMLSSNVVKGQELLIDKDGKMVYESLRLFIKPIWNAYHFFTLYANSDQIKAESNFNSQNVLDRYILSKLKISVEKIQYGLDNFDTQIAYNNVGNFFEVLNNWYIRRSRNRFWKIEKDQDKENAYNTLYSCLEIMSIAQSSLLPLISEEIYLGLTRLEKQGGSVHLADFPKLDMIEVDYDLVSIMDQVLDICSNALFIRSNENIRVRQPLSSLTIISKNNELLVKFEELIKDEINVKKVIYKDDVENHADYKLSINFPNLGKRLPHKVKDIIIASKNHQWQLMNEHLVIAGETLNQGEFSLVLEPKNVKGTKSLANNHGLILLDLEITKELYEEGIARDLVRFIQQTRKDANFAMNDRIFLEVIGKPDVMQIVEQHSTFILEQTLSEFASDFTLEYMTNVELNSDIITIRVARVSK, from the coding sequence ATGACTAATAAATACTACCCAGATATCCAATCTAATGCCGATTTTCCAACGATTGAAAAAAAGATTTTAGCTTATTGGCAGAAGAATAATATTTTCCAAAAAACGATAGATGCTAGACCATCAATAAATAATGGACAAAATAACGAATTCATCTTTTATGATGGTCCACCCTTTGCTAATGGTCTACCACATTATGGTCATCTGCTAACTGGCTTTATCAAAGATGTTTATGCACGCTATCAAACTAGTAAAGGCAAAAGAGTCGAGCGACGCTTTGGGTGGGATTGTCATGGACTCCCTGCTGAAATGCAAGCAGAGAAGGAATTAAGTATTTCTGGTAGAACGGCCATTATCAATTTTGGTATTGATAAATTTAACGAGCATTGTAGATCATCGGTCATGAAATATGCTAATCAGTGGCAGGAATATGTTAATCGACAAGCACGATGGGTGGATTTTACCAATTCCTATAAAACCATGGATAAAGCTTTTATGGAATCTGTGCTGTGGGCTTTCAAAGAATTATATAACAAAGGACTTCTATATGAATCAATGAGAGTAATGCCTTATTCTTGGGCATGTGAAACGCCTTTATCTAATTTTGAAACAAGGCTAGATAATGCATATAGAGAACGAACTGATAAGGCAGTTACGGTAAGTTTTGTACTTGAGGATAAATTACCAAATTCTGTACAATATAACGAGTACAGAATGCTGGCATGGACTACGACACCATGGACTTTGCCAGCTAATTTAGCATTAGCTATTGGACCTGATATTGAATATGCTTTAGTACCAAATGGTCAGGTTTGTTATATTTTGGCTAAATTTGCTTTGGCTAAATATAAAAAAGAGTTAGGACTTAGTGATGAAAAAAATTATGATATAATTGAAGGTAAGTACCTATTAAATCTCACTTACAAGCCATTATTCAATTATTTTGCCAATCATCCAAGTAGCTTTAAAGTACTTTCCGGAGATTTTGTTGTTGAGGGAGACGGTACTGGTATCGTTCATATGGCTCCAGGTTTCGGTGAGGAAGACCAAATTCTTTGTGCAGCCCATGGTATAGAACTAGTTTGTCCGGTAGATAGTAGCGGAAAATACACCAAAGAAATTTTTGACTTGGCTGGTATGCAAGTATTTGATGCTAATGACCAAATTATTATTAAGCTAAAAAATCAGGGTAATTGGCTTAAAACCGAGCAATATATTCATAATTATCCCCATTGTTGGCGTACTGACACCCCTCTTATATACAAAGCCGTTCCTTCTTGGTATGTAAAAGTTACCGAATTTAAAGACAGAATGGTCCTATTAAATCAACAAATTAATTGGATACCCTTGCATGTCAAGGATAATTTATTTGGCAAATGGCTAGAAAATGCTAGGGATTGGTCAATTAGCCGCAATAGATTTTGGGGTACACCGCTACCTGTATGGAAATCAGATAATCCGGCTTATCCTAGGATTGATGTGTATGGATCAATAGAGGAGTTAGAAAAAGATTTTGGGATTACAGTTACCGATTTACATAGGCCTTTTATTGATCAACTAACTAGAAAAAATCCGGATGATCCAACCGGTAAATCAATGATGGTTAGAGTAGAAGATGTCTTTGATTGCTGGTTTGAAAGCGGCTCTATGCCTTATGGGCAAGTACATTATCCATTTGAAAATAAAGAGTGGTTTGAAAAGCATTTTCCTGCCGATTTTATAGTAGAATATTCAGCACAAACACGCGGTTGGTTCTATACTTTAATGGTACTGTCAACAGCCCTTTTTGACCAAACACCTTTTTTAAATTGTATTTGCCATGGGGTTATATTAGACAGCACCGGGCAAAAATTATCAAAGCGTCTTAATAATTATGCTGATCCGCTAGAATTATTTGATAAATATGGTTCTGATGCTCTAAGAGTTACCATGCTCTCTTCCAATGTAGTCAAAGGTCAGGAACTGCTGATCGACAAAGACGGTAAAATGGTTTATGAGAGCTTACGTTTATTTATCAAGCCCATTTGGAATGCTTACCATTTCTTTACTCTGTATGCTAATAGCGATCAGATAAAAGCGGAAAGCAACTTTAATTCTCAAAATGTGCTAGATCGTTATATCTTATCAAAACTAAAAATATCAGTAGAAAAAATCCAGTATGGGCTAGATAATTTTGATACTCAAATAGCTTATAATAATGTCGGCAATTTTTTTGAAGTATTAAATAATTGGTATATTAGAAGAAGTAGGAATCGTTTTTGGAAAATTGAAAAAGATCAAGATAAAGAAAATGCTTATAATACCTTATATAGTTGTCTTGAAATAATGTCTATTGCTCAATCTAGTTTACTACCATTAATTTCTGAGGAAATTTATTTAGGACTTACAAGGCTAGAAAAGCAAGGAGGCAGTGTTCATTTAGCGGATTTTCCTAAACTTGATATGATAGAAGTCGATTATGATTTAGTCAGCATCATGGATCAAGTATTAGATATTTGTAGTAATGCTTTATTCATTAGAAGTAACGAAAATATCCGGGTTCGTCAACCACTTAGCAGTTTAACGATCATTAGTAAAAATAATGAATTACTAGTAAAATTTGAAGAATTAATTAAAGATGAGATTAATGTTAAAAAGGTAATTTATAAAGATGATGTAGAAAATCATGCTGATTACAAATTATCTATTAACTTCCCTAATTTAGGAAAACGTCTACCTCATAAAGTCAAGGATATCATAATAGCTTCTAAAAACCATCAGTGGCAACTGATGAATGAGCATCTAGTAATAGCGGGAGAAACATTAAATCAAGGTGAGTTCTCTCTAGTTTTAGAACCTAAAAATGTTAAAGGTACAAAGTCTTTAGCTAATAATCATGGACTAATATTACTGGATTTAGAAATAACAAAAGAACTATACGAAGAAGGTATTGCAAGAGATTTAGTACGCTTTATTCAACAAACGAGAAAAGATGCCAATTTTGCCATGAATGATAGAATCTTCCTAGAAGTCATAGGCAAACCGGATGTTATGCAAATAGTTGAGCAACATAGTACATTCATTCTTGAGCAAACCTTAAGTGAATTTGCTAGCGATTTCACGCTAGAATATATGACTAATGTTGAATTAAATTCAGACATAATAACTATAAGGGTAGCAAGAGTTTCTAAGTAA
- a CDS encoding PHA/PHB synthase family protein, whose product MDNISSDEIIKNIKKVSDKYQEIILCLMQGRGNMIPASLIDMDKNKVILSSLSEQFIKNPEKFWQLNIQYVEKFQNLVINSVEKFVGKSTTPLFSPNSKDRRFKDLAWQDNAYFDFVKQFYLMSSEWLQDNIEQYELAPDLKQHLAFMTHQFINAFSPSNFAFGNPIVLSKILETGGQNLVQGLENFLADIRNSSDIFNIKTTDNNAFLLGKNIATTKGKIVFQNQLIQLICYEPKQKTRAIPLLIIPPCINKYYILDLSEHNSMVAFLVEHNFQVYMVSWVNPDETLADKSFEDYVKEGVLEACEYIMQFGYNHINAIGYCIGGTFLATAIAYLKANNLNYINSVSFITALLDFKNPGEVSIFVNESSIAMIEQEMNSKGYFDGRYLSNSFSLLRANDLVWSFFVNNYLLGQTPIAFDLLYWNADPTNLPTNMYSYYLRNMYLNNLLKEPSNLSLFGTPVDLSKIDCNSFFLAANDDHIAPWRSVYEGLKLLKGNKTFCLTSSGHVAGVVNPPATSKYNYKTNKDIASTSESWFINADEHQGSWWSYWLTWLEDNSGELIKSIDYGSLKSIELAPGKYVHKRI is encoded by the coding sequence ATGGATAATATTTCTAGTGATGAAATAATCAAAAATATAAAAAAAGTTAGTGATAAATACCAAGAGATAATACTTTGTCTTATGCAGGGTAGGGGGAATATGATCCCTGCATCTCTTATTGATATGGATAAAAATAAAGTTATATTATCAAGCTTAAGTGAACAATTTATAAAAAATCCTGAAAAATTTTGGCAGCTAAATATTCAGTACGTTGAAAAATTTCAGAATCTTGTCATAAATTCAGTAGAGAAATTTGTAGGGAAATCAACCACTCCTCTTTTTTCACCAAATAGTAAAGATAGAAGGTTTAAGGATTTAGCTTGGCAGGATAATGCGTATTTTGATTTTGTTAAGCAATTCTATTTAATGTCTTCAGAATGGTTACAGGATAATATCGAACAATATGAACTAGCACCTGACCTTAAACAACATTTGGCATTTATGACGCATCAATTTATTAATGCCTTCTCTCCTTCAAATTTTGCTTTTGGCAACCCGATAGTTCTTAGTAAAATTTTGGAAACAGGTGGTCAAAATCTTGTTCAAGGCTTAGAAAACTTTCTTGCAGATATAAGAAATTCTAGTGATATATTCAATATAAAAACTACCGATAATAATGCTTTTTTACTTGGCAAAAATATAGCTACTACTAAAGGAAAAATTGTTTTTCAGAATCAATTAATACAGTTAATATGTTATGAACCTAAGCAAAAAACACGGGCAATACCATTACTTATAATTCCACCCTGTATTAATAAATACTATATACTTGATCTATCTGAACATAATTCAATGGTAGCGTTTCTTGTCGAACATAATTTTCAAGTATATATGGTTTCTTGGGTTAATCCCGATGAAACTCTAGCTGATAAAAGTTTTGAGGACTATGTAAAAGAAGGAGTTTTAGAAGCTTGTGAATATATAATGCAGTTTGGATATAACCATATTAATGCTATTGGTTATTGTATTGGTGGAACTTTTCTTGCGACTGCCATTGCTTATCTGAAGGCAAATAATTTAAATTATATTAATAGTGTCAGCTTTATTACTGCCCTTTTAGACTTTAAAAATCCTGGAGAAGTAAGTATTTTTGTCAATGAGTCATCGATTGCCATGATCGAACAAGAAATGAATTCTAAAGGATATTTTGATGGTCGTTATTTGTCGAATAGCTTTAGTTTGCTAAGAGCTAATGATTTAGTATGGTCGTTTTTTGTTAATAACTATCTGCTTGGTCAAACTCCAATAGCATTTGACTTATTATATTGGAATGCTGATCCAACGAATTTACCAACTAATATGTATAGCTATTACTTACGTAATATGTATCTAAATAATTTATTGAAAGAACCGAGTAACTTATCATTATTTGGTACGCCAGTTGATTTGAGCAAGATTGACTGTAATTCTTTTTTCCTTGCTGCAAATGACGATCATATAGCTCCGTGGCGATCGGTGTATGAAGGATTAAAACTATTAAAAGGTAACAAAACCTTTTGTCTTACAAGTTCTGGACATGTTGCAGGTGTGGTTAATCCTCCTGCAACGTCTAAATATAATTATAAAACTAATAAAGACATAGCCTCTACTAGTGAATCATGGTTTATTAATGCTGACGAGCATCAAGGATCATGGTGGTCTTACTGGCTTACTTGGTTAGAAGATAATAGTGGTGAGTTAATAAAATCGATAGATTATGGTAGTTTAAAATCCATCGAACTTGCCCCCGGCAAATATGTTCATAAAAGAATATAA
- a CDS encoding UbiD family decarboxylase: MSFQDLPQFLKILEQNGLLNRISYPVSSNLEITEISRRVLIKDGPALLFENVIRDDGTKSDMPVLTNLYASTRRIALGLGLKNTEELRKFGELLAFLKTPELPSSFKETFAMWPLAKRILAMSPKMLSKAPCQEVIISDPDVNILPIQTCWPLDISPLLTWSIVVTKGPSLEKIDNFNLGIYRMQVVERNKLIMRWLKMRGGAQQHKRWQSAKIDPFPAAVVIGTSPAVTMAAVMPLPDNMSEYNFAGLLRGKSIELVNCVSIDMKVPAHSEIVIEGHVSFEEYLPEGPFGDHTGYYNDVECFPVFNVKTITMKKQPIYLSTYTGKAPDEPSILGEALNEMFIPIIQQQFPEIVDFWLPPEGCSYRVAVVSIRKAYAGHAKRIMMGIWSFLRQFMYTKFIIVVDDDIDIRDWKEVVWAISTRVDPSRDTTFIDNSPIDYLDFASPVSSLGSKMGIDATNKIAPETNRVWGKKIEMTSEVVEKIDKIWEMLGIST, encoded by the coding sequence ATGAGTTTTCAAGATTTACCACAATTCCTAAAAATTTTAGAGCAAAATGGTCTCTTAAATCGTATATCTTATCCCGTATCATCCAACCTTGAAATAACAGAAATCAGTAGAAGAGTTTTAATAAAAGATGGTCCGGCTCTTTTGTTTGAAAATGTTATTAGAGATGATGGGACTAAGTCTGATATGCCAGTTTTAACCAATTTATATGCCAGCACGCGGCGGATTGCCTTAGGACTTGGTTTAAAAAATACAGAAGAGTTGAGGAAATTTGGTGAATTGCTAGCTTTTCTTAAAACACCAGAACTACCTTCTTCCTTTAAAGAAACCTTTGCTATGTGGCCACTCGCCAAAAGAATATTAGCCATGTCACCCAAGATGTTGTCAAAAGCTCCTTGTCAAGAAGTGATAATTAGTGATCCTGATGTTAATATATTGCCTATACAAACCTGCTGGCCTCTTGATATTTCACCACTACTTACTTGGTCAATAGTTGTTACAAAAGGGCCTAGCTTAGAAAAAATAGATAATTTTAACCTTGGTATATACCGAATGCAAGTAGTAGAGCGTAACAAACTTATTATGCGCTGGCTTAAAATGCGAGGTGGAGCACAACAACATAAGCGTTGGCAATCAGCAAAGATTGATCCTTTTCCTGCTGCAGTGGTTATTGGGACGAGCCCTGCTGTAACTATGGCTGCTGTTATGCCGCTACCCGATAATATGTCTGAGTATAATTTTGCTGGATTATTAAGAGGTAAGTCAATTGAACTGGTAAATTGCGTCAGTATAGATATGAAAGTGCCAGCTCATAGTGAAATTGTTATTGAAGGGCATGTAAGTTTTGAGGAGTATTTACCAGAAGGACCATTTGGTGATCATACAGGTTATTATAATGATGTTGAATGTTTTCCAGTATTTAATGTTAAGACTATTACCATGAAAAAGCAACCTATATATTTAAGTACTTATACTGGTAAAGCCCCAGATGAGCCATCTATACTTGGTGAAGCATTAAATGAAATGTTTATTCCGATAATTCAACAGCAATTTCCAGAGATTGTTGATTTTTGGTTGCCACCTGAAGGTTGTTCTTACAGAGTTGCTGTGGTATCTATTCGTAAGGCTTATGCAGGTCATGCAAAAAGAATAATGATGGGGATTTGGTCATTTTTAAGACAATTCATGTATACAAAATTTATTATTGTGGTAGATGATGATATAGATATTCGTGACTGGAAGGAAGTGGTTTGGGCAATATCGACTAGGGTAGATCCTTCTAGGGATACTACTTTTATCGATAATTCACCAATAGATTATCTTGACTTTGCCTCACCTGTGTCTAGCCTTGGTAGTAAAATGGGAATAGATGCAACTAATAAAATAGCCCCAGAAACTAATAGAGTTTGGGGTAAGAAAATAGAAATGACTAGCGAAGTTGTGGAAAAGATTGATAAAATTTGGGAGATGCTTGGTATATCCACTTGA
- a CDS encoding LptF/LptG family permease, producing MLIYKRYIIRNIVPSLVIIIFSITSLVWITQILKFLYLIDKGIKAQDFLNLIILVIPSLLFILLPFATIITIIYTYNALSERRQIIILQNLGLSNIQLASPALIVALTVTLFAYYISTSLLPLSYAKLKSDLNFMKNNYASTLLDEKTFNTISKDITVYFDKRLADGTMKDLILFDNRKHDNHAILFSRSGIFKIYNNSSFVQLKDGVRQVYDYNGNLTNLSFDVLTVELVSNDAKRLVKEEYSREINEYYIHELLKPSNNLSKQRKIKLVAEGHQRLIWPMYNFVLVFLTLSVFLRQPYNKKSSLKQILITALSAIIITYLHFVLQNLASKDLNFIFACYANIIIAIILSLYLYFRKII from the coding sequence ATGTTAATATATAAACGTTATATAATAAGAAATATTGTACCATCCTTGGTGATAATTATTTTCTCGATCACTAGCCTTGTATGGATTACTCAGATATTAAAGTTTTTATACTTAATTGATAAAGGAATAAAAGCTCAGGATTTCTTAAATTTAATTATTTTAGTTATTCCATCTTTGTTATTTATTTTGCTACCTTTTGCAACTATTATCACTATTATTTATACTTATAATGCTTTAAGTGAGAGGCGTCAGATAATTATTCTACAAAATTTGGGATTAAGTAATATACAACTAGCTAGTCCAGCATTGATTGTAGCCTTGACAGTTACGTTATTTGCTTATTATATTTCGACTAGTTTATTGCCGTTATCTTATGCAAAGCTTAAATCAGATCTTAATTTCATGAAAAATAATTATGCATCCACTCTACTAGATGAGAAGACATTTAATACAATTTCTAAAGATATCACAGTTTATTTTGATAAAAGATTGGCTGATGGTACTATGAAAGATTTAATCCTTTTTGATAATCGTAAACATGATAATCATGCAATTTTATTTTCTAGATCGGGGATATTTAAAATATATAATAACTCTTCGTTTGTTCAGCTAAAAGATGGGGTTAGGCAGGTATATGACTATAATGGTAATTTAACTAATTTATCATTTGATGTTCTAACAGTAGAATTAGTCAGTAATGATGCTAAAAGATTGGTAAAGGAAGAGTATAGTCGAGAAATCAATGAATATTATATTCATGAATTATTAAAACCCAGCAATAATCTATCGAAGCAGAGGAAGATTAAATTAGTTGCTGAGGGACACCAAAGGTTGATTTGGCCAATGTATAATTTTGTACTTGTTTTTCTAACATTGTCGGTTTTTTTAAGACAGCCTTATAATAAAAAATCTAGTCTAAAGCAGATTTTAATTACGGCACTTTCTGCAATAATTATTACATATTTGCACTTTGTATTACAAAATCTTGCTTCTAAAGATTTAAATTTTATCTTTGCTTGTTATGCTAACATTATTATCGCTATTATTTTAAGCCTGTATTTATATTTTCGTAAAATTATATGA
- the tgt gene encoding tRNA guanosine(34) transglycosylase Tgt has translation MQKFSFDLKFQHKKARTGVITTRHGQIRTPAFMPVGTKGTVKAMLPEAVESTGADIVLGNTYHLMLQPTAERIAQLGGLRKFMNWSKPVLTDSGGFQVMSLSKLRKITEEGVIFNSHIDGSKHMLTPERATEIQYLLDSTITMAFDECTPYPATFEQAKSSMELTSRWGERSRKAFVQREGYGQFGIVQGSIYQELRVQSAQNLVELDFEGYAIGGLAVGEGQELMFNVLDYAPDLLPKYKPRYLMGVGKPADIIGAVARGIDMFDCVIPTRSGRNGQAFTKYGIVNIRNSKYSSDHEPLEYDCSCPACKNYNKAYLHHLVKVKEILGAVLMTWHNLVYFQELMSRIRQYIQQGKDFDFEN, from the coding sequence ATGCAAAAATTTTCATTTGACTTAAAATTTCAACATAAAAAAGCAAGAACTGGTGTTATTACTACTAGGCACGGTCAGATACGTACCCCAGCTTTTATGCCAGTCGGTACGAAAGGTACGGTAAAAGCCATGTTACCCGAAGCAGTGGAGTCTACCGGAGCTGATATAGTACTTGGTAATACTTATCACTTAATGCTGCAACCAACTGCTGAAAGAATTGCTCAGCTTGGGGGCTTGCGTAAATTTATGAACTGGTCAAAGCCTGTACTTACTGACTCAGGTGGTTTTCAGGTCATGTCCCTATCGAAATTACGTAAAATTACCGAAGAAGGTGTAATTTTTAACTCTCATATTGATGGTAGTAAGCATATGTTAACTCCCGAACGTGCAACTGAGATACAATATCTTCTTGATAGCACTATTACTATGGCGTTTGATGAATGTACCCCATATCCTGCAACATTTGAGCAAGCAAAATCATCTATGGAATTGACATCTAGATGGGGAGAGAGGTCAAGAAAAGCCTTCGTTCAAAGAGAAGGTTATGGTCAATTTGGTATTGTACAGGGGAGTATATATCAGGAGTTACGTGTTCAGTCAGCACAGAATTTGGTAGAATTAGATTTTGAAGGGTATGCTATTGGAGGTCTAGCAGTAGGTGAGGGACAAGAACTAATGTTCAATGTGTTAGACTATGCTCCGGATTTGTTACCTAAATATAAGCCAAGATATCTTATGGGGGTTGGTAAACCAGCTGATATTATTGGTGCGGTTGCAAGGGGAATAGATATGTTTGATTGTGTTATTCCAACCCGCTCGGGTCGGAATGGTCAAGCTTTTACTAAATATGGTATAGTAAATATTCGCAATAGTAAGTATAGTAGCGATCATGAACCGCTAGAATATGATTGTTCATGCCCAGCATGTAAAAATTATAATAAAGCTTACTTACATCATTTGGTAAAGGTAAAAGAGATTCTAGGGGCGGTACTTATGACGTGGCATAATTTGGTGTATTTCCAAGAATTAATGTCAAGAATAAGGCAATATATTCAACAAGGGAAAGACTTTGATTTTGAAAATTAG
- a CDS encoding acetyl-CoA C-acetyltransferase — translation MSKKAVYITHAKRTAVGSLLGSLGSIPATKLAAIIIESILKDSKLDPAIINEVIMGQVITGGVGQNPARQALIQAGLPKEVTGFTVNKVCGSGLKTVCLAASSIIAGDNEIVIAGGQENMSLGLHGSYIRAGHKLGSTQMVDLMQYDGLTDVFSNNLMGITAENISKRFNITREMQDEFALKSHQKAREAQAEGRFKDEILPVEVKMQKATLVFDQDEGIRADIKLEVLAKLRPAFDKEGTVTAGNASSINDGAACLMVVSEEALKRYNLKPLVRIVSYAEVGVDPNIMGTGPIPASKKALDKAGWKVEDLDIIEANEAFAAQAIYVNQQMNWDINKVNMNGGAIALGHPIGASGARILVTLIHQMQKINAKKGLATLCIGGGMGIAMCIEKVN, via the coding sequence ATGAGTAAAAAGGCAGTTTATATAACTCATGCAAAAAGAACAGCAGTAGGATCTCTGCTAGGAAGCCTAGGATCAATTCCAGCAACCAAACTTGCAGCTATCATTATAGAATCAATTTTAAAAGATAGTAAACTAGATCCAGCCATTATTAATGAAGTAATAATGGGGCAGGTAATCACTGGTGGCGTAGGACAAAATCCTGCTAGGCAAGCTCTAATCCAAGCTGGATTACCTAAAGAAGTTACAGGCTTCACAGTTAATAAAGTATGTGGATCTGGGTTAAAAACGGTATGTTTAGCGGCAAGTAGCATTATTGCAGGTGATAATGAGATTGTGATAGCTGGCGGGCAAGAAAATATGTCTTTGGGTTTACATGGATCGTATATTCGTGCTGGCCATAAGTTAGGTAGCACACAAATGGTAGATTTGATGCAGTATGACGGTTTGACCGATGTATTTTCTAATAATTTAATGGGAATTACCGCCGAAAATATATCTAAAAGATTTAATATTACTAGAGAAATGCAAGATGAATTTGCACTAAAATCACACCAAAAAGCACGTGAAGCACAAGCAGAAGGTCGTTTTAAAGACGAGATCTTACCAGTAGAAGTTAAGATGCAAAAAGCTACATTAGTGTTTGATCAAGATGAGGGAATTAGAGCTGATATTAAATTAGAAGTTCTAGCTAAACTACGTCCAGCTTTTGACAAAGAAGGTACTGTAACAGCTGGTAATGCTTCTTCTATTAATGATGGTGCAGCTTGTTTAATGGTAGTATCTGAAGAAGCATTAAAGAGATATAATCTAAAACCTCTTGTGAGAATTGTATCATATGCTGAAGTAGGGGTAGATCCAAATATTATGGGAACAGGTCCAATACCAGCATCGAAGAAGGCTTTGGATAAAGCTGGTTGGAAAGTAGAAGATTTGGACATAATAGAAGCTAATGAAGCTTTTGCCGCTCAAGCTATTTATGTAAATCAACAGATGAATTGGGATATTAATAAAGTCAATATGAACGGAGGGGCTATTGCTCTTGGTCATCCAATAGGAGCAAGTGGGGCAAGAATTTTAGTAACATTAATTCATCAAATGCAAAAAATTAACGCGAAAAAAGGGCTAGCAACACTTTGTATAGGTGGAGGGATGGGGATAGCTATGTGTATTGAAAAGGTAAATTAA
- a CDS encoding alpha/beta fold hydrolase, with product MLDNDKYQKYFDQYSDYSSKYLLGNKYCSLGKKITKTKYYQILYYKTLASQDCIISNKRIFLVIPSIFNSPEILFLAKSKSFVGNLRHCGEVFLVDWFEVDEADYLLEDYVKRVVEIISKIISNLRQKNYQIDLVGHCIGGIIGMAATVIVPNMIRTLTLLSTPWDFSHFATARNIYQYLGLDYYVRNLPMIPKLHIQILFFLLMPNYFSTKLDKFFTITVPKIRDLSFRVENWLMSGTALSRNTYIQIMDDVVGNNMLAKLQWKVNNIIIDPTLINKPVYQIIASNDKIVPKSSMLSLHKLFRESMIFEVPSGHISYLINNNLDTLFKEYTR from the coding sequence ATGTTGGACAATGACAAATATCAAAAATATTTTGATCAATATAGTGATTATTCATCAAAATATTTATTGGGTAATAAGTATTGTTCCTTGGGTAAAAAAATAACTAAAACAAAATATTATCAAATTTTATATTATAAAACACTGGCATCGCAAGATTGCATTATTAGTAATAAAAGAATATTTTTAGTTATTCCTTCGATCTTTAACTCCCCGGAAATTCTTTTCTTAGCTAAATCAAAAAGCTTTGTTGGTAACTTAAGACATTGTGGTGAGGTGTTTCTAGTTGATTGGTTTGAAGTTGATGAAGCTGATTATTTGTTAGAAGACTACGTAAAGAGGGTAGTTGAAATTATTAGCAAAATTATTAGCAATTTAAGACAAAAAAATTATCAAATAGACTTAGTGGGACACTGCATCGGTGGTATTATAGGAATGGCAGCCACTGTAATAGTACCAAACATGATAAGAACATTAACATTACTTTCAACTCCTTGGGATTTCTCCCATTTTGCTACAGCAAGGAATATATATCAATATCTTGGTCTAGATTATTATGTACGAAATTTGCCAATGATTCCCAAACTACATATTCAGATTCTTTTTTTCCTATTAATGCCAAATTATTTCAGTACAAAACTTGATAAATTTTTTACCATAACTGTACCAAAAATAAGAGATTTATCTTTTAGAGTAGAAAATTGGTTGATGTCTGGAACTGCTTTGTCTAGAAATACATATATACAAATTATGGATGATGTAGTAGGCAATAATATGCTTGCAAAACTTCAATGGAAAGTCAATAATATCATCATTGATCCGACATTAATAAATAAACCAGTATATCAAATAATTGCAAGTAATGACAAAATAGTACCAAAATCATCTATGTTATCCTTACACAAATTATTTAGAGAATCTATGATCTTCGAAGTACCAAGTGGTCATATTAGCTATTTGATTAATAATAATTTAGATACCTTATTTAAGGAGTATACTCGATGA